A segment of the Siphonobacter curvatus genome:
AAAGGCAATACGTCGCAGTATGGCCAGGGAGCTGAGAAATTCAGCCCGCGTTTGCTGTTTTGGCATGGTCAGGTAAATGGTTATCCCAAGGCATTGCCGACCCACGGCAACTATTCACTGTATTGGACTGGCCCCAACGGTCTGGCCACTCAATGCTGGTCACGTACGGAAGCCCTGCGGAAAAATTGGTTTTACCTGAAGAAAGATTTGATCTTAAACGAGGCCGATCTGGCTCAGCTGGATTTCGCCCGAAAAATTCACATCGACGGGATGAATTATATTATTGCAGTACTTTCAGTTACTTTACCAATAGAAGATGTTGCTTCGGTATTATTACTTTCGGTTTAGTTTTAAAAATCAAATTTTTAAAACTAAACTATAACTTTAAATATTTAAATACTATGAAACAGGATGAAATAATTAATGAAATTGAAGAAATGACATCAAATTATAATTTTATTAATTTGATAGTAATGATTATTTTTAGGGATTTTGTTGGTACTATTGAAAGTTTATCAAACTATGATAGAAATAAAAATTTAAATTATAACGAGCTTTCCTATTTGATAGGATTATGGATTAAGAATGCAAAAAATAATAAAAAAATAGATATTAATTTAAATAAACAAATACCTATTGTCTATGATTTAATGTATAGATTGCATAGGACATTTCTTCCGGATTTGTCGGCATTATTTGAAGATTCTAATAATCATAAAGATACTAGTGATTTAATGCTACAAAAAGATCCATTAAGAGAGGCATTTTTTTATGGACCATGTGGTGCTTATGATTATCAATATTCTACGAATTCTTTTAATAAATATAAATATGATATTGAATGGATTAAAAAAGAGAAAGGATTTAATTTAGACTCCTTAAATAGTTTTTTTCTTAATATAAAAAACACTATCAATGTGAAAATAAATATATTGAAAAAAGACAGAAAAAAAAGATATTCAATCAATGAAATGTTAGGTTGTTTAATCATGACACATGAAGAGCTAGTAGGGGCGAATGTGGACTTTGATTTAATAGCTCAATGTTTTACATGTGAACTAGAGGGGGGGTATAATAAATCATTAAGATTGGTTGGGGATTTTAATGAATTTAGTGTTAAGCCAATAATAAAGCTTGGAAAAAAATTCTTTATTCCAATGCCATTTTTTCTAGCTGAATCTATTTATGATTCTCCATTTTATTGGATGGTAACCGATAAAAAGTATTTTTCAACTTGCACCACCAATAGAGGTAAAATAGCTGAGGAAATAGTATATGACTTACTTATTGATAAATTTAATCATAGTGACGTTTTTAAAAGTATTAAAATTAAAAAAGATAAAAGCCAGACGGATGTTTCCGATATAGACGTTATGGCTATAAATAACGAAGATTTATTGCTGTTTCAAATAAAGTCTAAAAGAATTACTTCGTTGGCTAGGCAAGGCGATGTTGAAAAATTAAAAGAAGATTTTAAGAAAGCTGTTGAAGATGCTTTTGTGCAAGGAATAGAGTGTTCTAAGGCTATTTATAATTATGAAAATTATAATTTTTTGAATAGTGATGGTGTGGATATAAGAGAAAAGCTTAAGAGCGTAAAAAACATATATGTGATATGTGCTTTACTAGAAGTATTTCCAGCAATACCACATTTATCTCAATTTTTGCTATATGAAAAATATGCTGAATCTGGTGTTTGTATAAATGTTTTTGATTTGGAGATTATTTGTAAATTATTAAAAACTCCTAAGAAGATTATAGACTATTTCTCTAAGAGAATTAATAACTGTAGGCATTATTATGCTGACAGTGAAATGAGTTTCTTAGGATTTTATATAAATCATGATTTGAAGAAACGTACTGAATATGATGTTTGTGTAATAGATAATGCATATGCTGGTAATATTGATAAAATTTATTACTCTGAAAATCAAAACGAAAAAATATATAATACGATTCCAAAAATAATTGAATCAAGAAAACAAATAGGTAGAAATGATCCTTGCCCATGTGGGAGTGGTCAAAAATTTAAAAAATGTCATGGGAAATAAGATATTGTAGCTCAGTAATTTATGGTTTAAACAGGCTTTAGCTATAACTATAATATCGTCCTTTCCATCTCGAAAGAGGCTTCCAAACTTGCCATTGAATCAAACCTAATGCAATGGCAATACAGGAAACCTCTTTTGAGGATAACCCAATTCTGGCTAAAATCTTAGAGGATTTTACCAAGCAAGCCGAAAGGCGTTTTATCTCTGCCGTCCGGGCCGAAGGGCTGGAGCTGACCGGCGAACTGTTGGCCAGTATCCACGCCGCCGCTGTCGAGCGTGGCCAGGGCTTTATCCGTAGTAGCGTCATGTTCTCCGAATTGCTCCGGATTAAGGACATGAAGCAACTCCGGTACACGACCGTACCGCCGCTCCGGGCGATGGTCGATTTTGTCGAAAAAATCGGAATTGGCCGCTTTGCCTACGTACCGGGCTATCCCACCGGCGTAACGCCCCGATCTGAACACGCTGCCGTCCTGCGGGTGGCTCGTGGGCTTCAGTTTCATTTCAAATCTTACCCGAATATCAAACGCGGGTATCGAGGGATTTACAACGACGAACTCAAATACAACGTACTGCCGCTTTTTTACGAGACGATGGAACAGGCCGCTTGTGCCTGGGCTGCGGAAGAGTTTCGCCAGAATTTCGGAAAAGAGGTCTTTTTCGCTCCAACTGATAAACGCAACTGGGCCAGAATGATGGCTTCCCAGACGGCCTATTCGGAGGGTAAAATTGACACGTCCAACCTCAAATACAATTTCCCCAAAAACCGGAAATGATACAGGACGAAATAAAAATTCAGTTTACTGGCGAGGCCAGCGGACTGAACAAAACCCTGTCTGGAGTAGGGAAGGACGTTAAGCAAGTAACCAACGCCTGGGCTGAAGCCGAGAAAGCCGCCAAGGATGCCGAAAAAGCCGTGGTGCAACTGGAGAAGACCGGCCAGAAAGGTACTGACGCCTGGAAAGCGGCCAAAGCAGCTGCAAAAGATGCCCGTACGGAGGCTGAGAATGCCCGGAAGTCTACCGAGCTTCAGAACATGACCTACGGCCAGCTCACCAACCAGGTAAGCAAGCTAAAAAAGGAGCTGTCAGCCCTGACGCCGGGCACTGATGCTTTCGTAAAAAAAGCCAAGGAACTGGGAGCTGCCGAGAAGCAACTGGCCAGCGTAGGCAAGGAAGTAACCAACCTAAAGAAAGGCGGCGAAGACCTGGGCAGTCCGTCGCTCTGGAGTAAAATTACGGGTGGTATCGGTGGCGTAAAAACGGCCTTTATGGGCTTTTTTGCTCTCCAGGTTGTACAGTTTTTCTGGGACATTGGAAAGGCCATTTTCGAGACGACGGGCAAATTCGAGAAGTACGAGACGACCCTTACCAGTATGCTGGGAAGCCAGCAAAAGGCGAAGTTAGCGATGCAAGCCCTTAAGGACATTGCCGCCAAAACGCCGTTCTCGCTGGATGAAATCACCGACTCGTACATAAAAATGACCGCTCGCGGGCTTCGTCCCAGCGAACAGCAACTACTACGAATGGGGGACGCTGCCGCCAAGATGGGCAAGCCCTTTGATTCGCTGATGGAGGCCGTACTGGACGTTTCCAATACCGAACGCTGGAACGAAATCGGTATTAAGGTTCAGAAGGTTGGCGACAAAATCAAAACGAACATTGGCGGCAGTACCCGGTATTTCGACGCAACCGAACAGGGAGCTATGGAAATGGCGGTGGCTTTTGGTAGTACGACCGACGCAATGGGCCTGATGGAAAAGCAGTCTGCTACGCTTTCGGGCCGTATGAGTTCAATCGGGGACACGTTCGACCAGTTGTATGGGTTGATTGGTGAGAAGCTAAAGCCCGTTTTTACGGCGTTACTAAACGTGTTTTCTGCCTACGTTGAGTTCCTCATGGAAGCCGTAGCCAATAGCGAGCCTTTGGTGGTAGTCTTTGACGATTTATGGGGCGTAGTCAAGCAGTTTTTTGGCGTTCTCATGGATTTGGTTTACGATTTATTTCCAGGGCTCCAGGGGCAAAGTATCTCAGCCACCAAATACGTGCAGATTCTTGCTCAGGTATTCTCTGGCGTAGTTATCGCCCTGAAAGTACTGGTGGGAGCTATTCAGCTGGTTGTCGATAGTTTGGCCGTCATGGGCGAAACGTTCGGAGCGGTCGGCAAAATCATTGGTATGGCCCTAACGGGTGATTTTGACAACATTTCCAAGGTTTGGGACGGCGTAAAAACGAAGGTAGAAACCACAAAAAAACACCTGGTTTCCAATTTTGAGAGCATAGGGGCCACTTTCAAATCGGCGATGGTTGAACGCCCTAAAGCGGATTTCGAGAAAGGGATGCTCGATACGACCAAAGCCAACGAAAAAGGCCATAAGGAAATAACGGACACCCAGAAAAAGGAGCTGGAGAAACGTCAGAAAGAAGCCGACAAGGTACGCAAAGCAGAGCTGAAGGCTCAGGACGAAAGTTACAAGCAGCAGCAGGAGGCCCACATTGCTACGCTGGCCACGGAAATTGAGCGAGAACGGGCCAAAGTAGACCTAAAGTACGAACTCTTGAAACGGCAGGCCGAACGCGAAAAACACGCGGGTTCTGAGCTAACCACGGCCCTGAAAGAAATCGAAATTCAGCGGAAAGCCGAACTCCAGGAGGTGGAAACTAAACACCTTCAGAAAATCAAGGATGCCAACGATAAAGCCCTTAAGCAAATAGCCGAGCTGGAGGCTGAAACCCAGATTAATGCCATCAAAGATGAATTGCTCAGGGAGGAAGCAAAGATTGAAGCCAAGAAGCAAAAACGCTTAGCTGAAGTAAACGACACGCTGGCCGACGAAGAGTACAAAGCGAAGCTCCGGAAATCAATTGAGGACGAAGCAACGTCTGAAATTGAGGCGAAACGGGCCGAACACCGGGAGAAGGAAACGAAGAAAGCCGCCGAAGCTGCCCAGAAACGCCTGGAGATTGAAAAGAACATCATCGAGCAGCAACGCCAGTCCGAAAATGCCCTTTTCGACTGGAAAGAAGTACAAGCCCAGGGCAATGCTACCAAGCTGGCCCAGATTCATAAAGAGAGGGTGGATAGGGAGCTGGTCTGGACCAAAGAAAAACTCATTGCTGAGCGTGACGCTGAACTACACAAGGCAGAGCTGGAGGTAACGGATAAGGAGCAGCTGAAAATATTACAGAAAGCTATTTCTGACCGCTACCGCAACGAGGAAGACCTAGCAGAAGCCAATTCGGCGGAGAAAAAGAAAGCCATTGATCGGGACTTGCAGGAAACCAGAGCCAAGCAATGGGCGGCGGGTTCTGACGCTCTACAGGCATTAATGAGAGGCGACGTAGCCGCGTTTGCCGACGCCACCAGTCAAATTTTCCAGGGAGAGCAGCAAGCCTGGCAAAAACGACTTTCTGCCCACATGGCAGGATACGAGGCCATAGCCGGAATGGCAAAGCAGGCCGTCGCGTTTTTGAACCAACTGAGCCAGGACCGGCTCCAGCGGGAAATCGACAACTTGAACAAAGAAACCGCCGCCAAAATCGACGCTGCCGAAACCCAGAAAAACGCAGTTATCGAGGGCATTCGTGCGGAAGAACAGGCCGAACTCGACCGACTCCGTAGGGAGTATCTAGCCACCCAAATGTCAGCTGCCGACGTCGAAGCCGTGGAAATGGCCCTGGCTACGGCTAAACAGGAAGTAAACGCCCAATATCAAACCTGGATGGACTCCGCACGAGCAGCGGGTAATAAAGCAGAATTGGAGCGGCTGGACACCGAGCGGCGGGAAGAGCTGAAGAAGGTGGAAGACACGGTACTGGCCAACCAAATGGGAGCCGTTCAGCTACGCAATAATGAGCAAAGCCTGACCGAGCAAAAGCAGACCATAAACGCCCAGTATAAAGCTTGGATGGATGAAGCCAGAGCGGCGGGTAATGCAGCAGAGCTGGCCAGGTTACAGAACGAACTAGCCGCTGAACAGTCCAAGCTCTCCAGCAGTGTACTGGCCAACCAAATGACGGCTGACCAACTGAATGCTATGGAGGCCCAACTGGCTGACGCTAAACAGGCCACGAATGCCCGGTATAAAGCCTGGATGGATGCGGCCAGAGCGGCAGGTAATGCAGCAGAGCTGGCCAGGCTGGAGAATGAACTGGCGGCTGAACTTCAGAAGGTAGACGAAACCATTCGTGGCAATCAGCTGGGTACAGCTACCCTCCAGAAAATGGAGCAGGATCTGGCTACGAAAAAAACGTCGATCAATACGAAGTATAACGCTGAAATTACCAAAAAGACGAAGGAGACGACCAACGACATTGCCAAGATTCAGAACGACGCCGCCGTAAAAGAGCGGGAACTGAAGCGGGAGCAGTGGAAGCAGCAGAAGAAGGCGGATACGGCTACGGCCATTATTCAGGGCTCTATCGCCGCTCTAAAGGCTTTGGCGTCTGGTTTCTTCCCGGTGAACCTGGTCTTTGCTGGTATCATTGCCGGTATGACGGCCATACAGGTGGCAAAAATCAATAATCAGCCAGAGCCCACTTTTGCCAAGGGTGGATTTGTGGCCAGAGGCGGCAAACACGGAAGCCGGTACGGGGAGGGAGGCATTGCCCTGGTTGATCGGTCCAGCGGTCGGGAAGTGGGTGAAATGGAAGGGGATGAAGCGATTATATCAGCGGACCAAACAGAGGCCAATTGGCCGTTAATCCAGCAGATGTTTAAAAACGCCCGGAATCCTTCCATGCGTAGAAAACCCATTTCTGGAGAGAACCGCCCGATGGCTTTCCGGGATGGTGGCCAGCTCTTTGAGAGTCCGTATTTCAAGAAGGAAATGTACCTCTTTGGGTCGAAGAAAAAGAAAGCCGAAAGAGATGCCCAGAAAGCTCAGGAGCAAGCCGAAGAACAGGCCCGACTCGCTCAGGAGCAGGCCGAAGTTGAAGCCGCTCAGTACGGCGGCGGTGGAGTGGAAGGTGGCCCCGACGCCGAAGCGGCATACGCTGAAGCCCAGCAGCAAGGACAACAGCAGCTCGAATTACTTCAGGGTATTATTGATGTGAACGCAGAGAATGGAGCCAAACTAGATGCTTTGGCCGCTACAGTTGGTAGCGTACGCGATGCGGTAAACGGAAATATAGGGGCTACCTATAGTGTAAGGGATGCGGTATATGGAGCCGTAGGGGACGCTCGGAATGGCATAATAGCCGCCCTATCCAGCTTTGGCGGGTAGCCGTTGCTTTGTACCAGTAAGTTTTTTCGGTATACTTTTTATGAAAGTGTAAAATAGTGGAAAAATTTACTGGTATTGAGTAAAAATGTAGAATAATTTACTGTAAATTGTTACAATTTTGAGTAAATAAAACCTGCCCCCTATGTTAAAAACACTTACCCTGGAAGTCCCCAAACACTTGAAGAAATTTTTTGAAAATGGAGAGTATGGCCCCGCCGACCAAAAAGGACGTTTACAGATTGAGAAATGGAGTGAAATCGGGCGTTTGTTGCACCTGGTTTCCCGTACGATTCCATTCACTCAGAAGGTAAGAGAAACGAGCGGCAGCACCATCACTCTGGCCTATCACCTACGGGAAAAAGCGTACGAGATTCCCTATGACAAAATTCCCGATCTGGTACGGCAGCTAGATGAAATTTTCCGGCGTACACTCATTTGTGAAGTTCGCCGCGTTCATGAGCTGGCCGGTGGCGATTATTCGCCGTTCATTCGAGACTTTCTAACGCGGTATGACATTGACACCGCCGAAGACTGCGACTGGGAAGTGATTCGTAAAATTTACCGGGATTACCTCCAGCGGATTGAAAAAGTTAACGACCGACGCAGAAAAATGCTCGAAATGCGTCCGCCGATGAAAAAAAGTTCTGCACAAAAAGTCCGGCAAATCGCATAGGTCGTCCGGGTTACGCACAAAAAGTCCGGGCTATGCACAAAAAGTCCGGGCTGGCTCAAATAGAAAAACCGCACTAGGGACGTCCTATGGCGGTTTTTCTATTTTTTATCAATTTGAAAACGTATAAAAAGTACGTCCTTTTGAGCCGGATTTTGTGCGGGTAGTTTTGCCATGATGGCAACACAAAACACCCCCGCTTTTCTCTCGCAACCCTGCGGCCAGGCCGTGGGCCGAAAGCTCGCCCGGCTTTTGATTTTACCGGCTGACCAAATCGACTTGATTGTTTCGGGCGTACCTATTCTCAGACCGGGTGCCAAGCCTACGGAAATCGAAGTGGCTGGAACGTCGGCCACTGTTTCGGAGACTGAGGCACTAGCAGAGCCCGGAGCCGGTTACGCCTGGGCGATTAATTTTTCTCTTTCCAAAGCCCGTCCCGAAATCCGCCGTTTCATTCTCCAGCATGGGCGGCGTCCCTGGGTGGCTTTCATCCAAACCATTGCGGGCGATTCGCTAATGATGGGAAGCCCTGAGTTCCCGCTCTTGCTTCAGGCGGCTACGTCGATAGGAGGGGGAGCCAATCAAAACGGTTTCCAGCTCACCGGCAGGGGACCAGAGCCAGCGGGTTTTCTGCCGGGCCTATCCGACGATCAACTGAGCGGTGGTGTGTTTGACGCCAATACCTTTTCTGAAGTATTTGAAATCTAATTATGTGGACCCTAGCAGACCTTAAAAACAAGACGAATCAGCTGATTCGTTTAGCCACCAGGCAAAAGAAAATTTCTAACACGGATCTGGCCGACGTACTGGATGCCAACGCGGAGTTTGTCGATGAGCGGCACAATTCAATGAAAGCAACGTTTGATGCTTTTACGACAACGTACCCGGAGCGGTTTAGTAAATTAAGCGTTACGCTTTACGTTAGCCAGGCGGGCGGCTCAGACACCAATACCGGGCTTAATAATGCGTTGCCATTAAAGAGTCTAAGACGGGCGGCTGAGCTGGTTGATTACCGATTCCAACGGGTTCATATTTATATCCAAGGGAATTACGACGTAACGGAGAATATCGTTTTTCACGTAAACGAACTGGTTCTATACCTAGAGTCTAACCGAACGCTAACCTTTAAAAAACGCATTATTGGCCAAGGCGAAACAGTAAACTCGCTTCGAGTCGATGGTACGTATTTAAAAATTGAAGCCCCAAACGACGCAACGGCCCAAGTTGTAACCGAAGAGAACGCGGGCTATCTCCGAGAGGACCCCTATTGGATTAAAGCCACCCTCGGAGCTATTAAAATAGGCAACGGAGAACTTACCTATTTTTCTTATTTGCCTAGCCTGGTAAACCTTTACAATGTACAGGTTCAGCTCGGAGCAAACACGGCCCTCGTTTCGGGTAGCAATGGAACCGCCGACGCCAATTTTTTTGCCTACCATGTCGGGTTTGAACACAACGTTAAGAACTGGACCATTGCCAGTTCGGCTATGGTTTCGCCGTTTTGCCGCCAGGGTTATTTCCGTAAAGAAATTCTCTTTAATAACTCCAGTTCTTGGTTTAGCGTCGGCACTCAGGCCAGTTTGCAGCTACATAACGGAATGTACGCCATTCGGGCCGTTCTCGACTCGTGGAAGGGTGGGGGCGTTGTTTACAACGGAATGTATTCTGGTGTTCTGACTTGGCACGGGGAGCCCACCAACGATAGTACCAGCGAAGCCAGAGAAATAACCCTTCATGGGATGGGGCATAATCTAGCAGGAAAAAGTCTGAAACTACGCACCGTAACAGTTGCCAATTCTTTAGCTCCAGCCGGACAAGCCCAACGAATAGAGGTACAACTAAACGAAGTACTTTCTTCGGCAATCGTTGTTGAATTTTATTATCATAAACTAACCTAATCTACCGCTATGGATTTATTAAAACGACCCCTGAGCCCTTTACAGGTTCGGGCCATATTTGATGTATTAACCCAAGAGGAAAAGTTTGCTCTGGGTTTACGTCGGGATTTTCGCGGGCGGCTTACTATCGACCTGACGCGGCTCTTTCATTCAGGAAGTATTAGCCTTGAGAAAATCTGGAAAATGCCGGTCGGGGAAGGCCAGAGCCAGACCTGGGAGCCGGTCGCAACTGAACCCGACGAAATCCACGATTTGCCTCAAGATTTCGTATTGTACTTGTTTAACGCAGCCGTACAGCACCCCTGGTTTGCCGAAAAGCTAACGGAGTATTACGGTAGCGTCCCGGAAGTAGAACTATGAAAATAGTACTAGAGTATGATACGCAGGGGATTGTGCCCGATCATTTCCGCGTATTGGAAGGTTTTACGCTGGAGGCCAGCGACGGCACTATTTTTGATATACCGGCTGGCTTGCTTACGGACGGAGCCAGCGTACCTGGCTGGGCTCAGGGTCTTATCCATCCCATAGGCCGCGATTTTGTAGCCGACGCTTTCCATGATTGCTTTTACATAAGTAACCGCGTTCACGGCTTTAGCCGGTCGCAAATAGACACCTACTGGCTTGAATTTATGAAACGATTTAACCCTAAAAAGCCCAGACGAACGTATAGCAAATTCGTAGTAGTTCGGGCTTTGGGTTGGTGGAACTGGTACGGCTACCGGCTCGGATTGTTCAAGTAGTAAGCCTAAGCCCTCCGATTATTCGGAGGGCTTTTTTCGGTCCTATCCACGGCAAAAAGCAGGGGCGATGTTCGCAAAGTCAAATGACGACTAGCACGAATACCCCCTATGTCAATTTTAAACTTTTCTGGCCCTCATTCATTACTGGCCATTCAAGAAGCCTACTTTGAGAACACGTTTCTGCCGCAATTGTCCAAAGGTGAGCATATGCCTAAAGCCTTTGAAATTCCAGACAATCAAAAGATGCGAGCAGCGACAGACTACACTATGTCTTACCTGGACTATTACCGCGTTCCGGAGCAACAGGGCGTGGTAGTATTACCCCTCAAAGGTGTAATGTCTCGAAATACTTCCTGGTATAATGCTTACGGAAATGCCTTTTTAATGTCGCTCATTCAACGAGCCGACAAAGAAGCAAGCATAAAAGGGGTAGTTATCGACGCGTTTACACCGGGCGGAACGGTTGACTCCACCAAGGCACTTGCCAACGCAATCTGGAACTTTTCCAAGCCAATCGTGGGCCAGAGTGCCTACGTAGCATCCGCAGGCGTTTGGGGGCTCTCTGGGTGTGATTTAATCCTCTTGGAACCGCAGGCCAGTACAGAAATGGGCTCGATAGGGACGCTTTGTTTCCACACCGATCTACGGCAAAAAGCCGAAAAGACGGGCGAAAAAACCACCATTTTCCGGGCGAAAGGTTCGCCCGATAAACTCAAACAAAACGCGTACGAAGAACTAACGGATGAGACTATCATTGAGATTCAGCAGCGGCTCGATGCTTCTCAAAAAGAGTTCGTAACAGACGTCCGTCGCGGTCGGGGTGGAAAGATTCAAAGCAACGAAGTTTTCACGGGTAAAATGTATTCGGGAGCGGATGCCATTCGCTTGGGGCTGGCGGATGGTTGGGGCACGCTAGGCGATGCCGTGCAACGGGTGTTGCAACTGGCCAAATAACCATTTTTTCCTATGCTTTAACCCATGAGTACAAAGACCAACAAAGGGAGTTTTCTGGCAAAAGTACTCCCTTCCCTTTTCGGTTATCTTAACGAAAAAGATGTAGACCAGGCAAAGCTGGCCGACATTGAAAAAGAAGCCCAGGCCGCGTTTACAGCTGGCAAAAGTACAGACCTGGAAGACCCGGAAGGTCTGGAAGAGCCAGATACGGAAGCCGCTGAAGACGATGAGCTGACCAAGCTCAAAGCCGAAGTGGCCAGCCTGAAGAAAACTAACGCCAGTCTGACGACAGAAAACACCAAGTTCAAAAAGGCTCACCAAAACCAAGCTGCCGCAGGTAAGGTACTGCCCAATGAAGACGCTGGAACGCGTGGCCAGGCCGAAGAGCCTCAGTTTGCTGCCAACGATCCTATGGGCATTGCCCTGAGTCACTGGAGCCAGAACAAAAAGGCTTAACCGAACAACTCAAACCAATAGCCTGGAATTGAACCAGCCAGGCTATTGTTTCCCCTCATTTTTTCCTAATACGATTGCTTCTATATGTTAATTGCTAATTCGCTGGTCAATTCGGTTGACCTTAGCAAATTGCCCGCTCAGCTGCAAGAAACGCTGAGCAATAAACCGATTGTTTTTAACCAGATTCTGGTGGATGGCTTTGAGAAAATCCGTCAGGACTTCATCGTGGACGAGTCGGACGAGAAAACGCCGCTTTTGTCGATGGAAGTCCGCGACATTCTCCAGCCTGCAAAAGACGGGTTCGACCCTACGGAGAACGCCGTGGCCTTTGGTGCCCGGATGCCGGAGTTTCACGATATTGACATTGATCTGTCGCTGAAGCGTTCCGACATTCTCAAGTACTTCCGCTCGTATCTGAAGTACATTACGGGTCTGAAAACGCAGGCTGAAGTACTGGCCAATCCCTGGCCGCTTTTCTTCCTGGAGCAAATTCTGGGTAAAGCCGGTAACGACCTGGCTTTAATTTCTGCTTACCAGGGAGAGCGGAACGACAACCAGAAGGGAGCCCGTTACGTAATGAACGGTCTGCTGTATAAACTCACCCAGGGCCGGGCTTCAGGCGGCGATATTGCCGAAAGCAATATATACGAATCGGTACTCGATGCAATCGAATTTGACGCTGGAGTGTACGACGAAACCAACGAACTGGCTCAGTTGACGGAAAGCGTACCGGAGCTGGCAGGCCGTGCCATGTTCGTGGAAATGTCACCGCGTTCGTACCGCCTCTACAAACAAAGCCGCCGTGCCAAGTCGCCCAACCTGGTGAGCCTTTCTGAGCAGCCCACCCACCTGGATGATTTCCCCAACATCGAGATTAAAGTGGAGTCTGGTCTGGGTAACAAACGCTTCCAGTGGTTGACCGTTCCAGGTAACAAGTTCTTCACCTTCAACCAGGGTTACGAGAACTTCACCGCTAAGCTGATGGAGGCCATCAAAGGGTATGAGGCTAACATCATGTTCTCCGCCGACGTCAACTACGGTACGGGTAAGTACGTATTCTCTAACGACCGCGAAGACTAAGCACTACGTTTAGGGAGTGCGAGCGGTCCGCACTCCCTTCTATACTTTCCTTTTCCCCTTTTTAATAGGTTACATATTTCTAAAAAACAGATGAATACGTTTAAAAAAGTAGCTTTGGTCGGTATCTCGCTCCTGGCTGGTTTGATTGCCTTTTTGTATACGGGTAACGTCCTGGCGTCAGCTCTGGCCGTTCCCACCACGTCGCTGGTCCTGCAATACGCAACCGGCGTAAGTCTCGACACCGGCATTTCTGGGTTTGCCTTTTGCTCTCCGCTGATCGGGATTAAACGCAGATGCCAAACTCCAAGTCTGGGCGGTTCAAAACGCGTTTACCTGGTACTTACTGAGGACATTGAGAAAGAGTTTCTCACGTACGAGGTAATTAAAACAGCGGGCGAATGGAACGCACCTATTCCCCTGCTGGCAGGTAAGAAGTTTATC
Coding sequences within it:
- a CDS encoding SEC-C metal-binding domain-containing protein; this translates as MKQDEIINEIEEMTSNYNFINLIVMIIFRDFVGTIESLSNYDRNKNLNYNELSYLIGLWIKNAKNNKKIDINLNKQIPIVYDLMYRLHRTFLPDLSALFEDSNNHKDTSDLMLQKDPLREAFFYGPCGAYDYQYSTNSFNKYKYDIEWIKKEKGFNLDSLNSFFLNIKNTINVKINILKKDRKKRYSINEMLGCLIMTHEELVGANVDFDLIAQCFTCELEGGYNKSLRLVGDFNEFSVKPIIKLGKKFFIPMPFFLAESIYDSPFYWMVTDKKYFSTCTTNRGKIAEEIVYDLLIDKFNHSDVFKSIKIKKDKSQTDVSDIDVMAINNEDLLLFQIKSKRITSLARQGDVEKLKEDFKKAVEDAFVQGIECSKAIYNYENYNFLNSDGVDIREKLKSVKNIYVICALLEVFPAIPHLSQFLLYEKYAESGVCINVFDLEIICKLLKTPKKIIDYFSKRINNCRHYYADSEMSFLGFYINHDLKKRTEYDVCVIDNAYAGNIDKIYYSENQNEKIYNTIPKIIESRKQIGRNDPCPCGSGQKFKKCHGK
- a CDS encoding tape measure protein; protein product: MIQDEIKIQFTGEASGLNKTLSGVGKDVKQVTNAWAEAEKAAKDAEKAVVQLEKTGQKGTDAWKAAKAAAKDARTEAENARKSTELQNMTYGQLTNQVSKLKKELSALTPGTDAFVKKAKELGAAEKQLASVGKEVTNLKKGGEDLGSPSLWSKITGGIGGVKTAFMGFFALQVVQFFWDIGKAIFETTGKFEKYETTLTSMLGSQQKAKLAMQALKDIAAKTPFSLDEITDSYIKMTARGLRPSEQQLLRMGDAAAKMGKPFDSLMEAVLDVSNTERWNEIGIKVQKVGDKIKTNIGGSTRYFDATEQGAMEMAVAFGSTTDAMGLMEKQSATLSGRMSSIGDTFDQLYGLIGEKLKPVFTALLNVFSAYVEFLMEAVANSEPLVVVFDDLWGVVKQFFGVLMDLVYDLFPGLQGQSISATKYVQILAQVFSGVVIALKVLVGAIQLVVDSLAVMGETFGAVGKIIGMALTGDFDNISKVWDGVKTKVETTKKHLVSNFESIGATFKSAMVERPKADFEKGMLDTTKANEKGHKEITDTQKKELEKRQKEADKVRKAELKAQDESYKQQQEAHIATLATEIERERAKVDLKYELLKRQAEREKHAGSELTTALKEIEIQRKAELQEVETKHLQKIKDANDKALKQIAELEAETQINAIKDELLREEAKIEAKKQKRLAEVNDTLADEEYKAKLRKSIEDEATSEIEAKRAEHREKETKKAAEAAQKRLEIEKNIIEQQRQSENALFDWKEVQAQGNATKLAQIHKERVDRELVWTKEKLIAERDAELHKAELEVTDKEQLKILQKAISDRYRNEEDLAEANSAEKKKAIDRDLQETRAKQWAAGSDALQALMRGDVAAFADATSQIFQGEQQAWQKRLSAHMAGYEAIAGMAKQAVAFLNQLSQDRLQREIDNLNKETAAKIDAAETQKNAVIEGIRAEEQAELDRLRREYLATQMSAADVEAVEMALATAKQEVNAQYQTWMDSARAAGNKAELERLDTERREELKKVEDTVLANQMGAVQLRNNEQSLTEQKQTINAQYKAWMDEARAAGNAAELARLQNELAAEQSKLSSSVLANQMTADQLNAMEAQLADAKQATNARYKAWMDAARAAGNAAELARLENELAAELQKVDETIRGNQLGTATLQKMEQDLATKKTSINTKYNAEITKKTKETTNDIAKIQNDAAVKERELKREQWKQQKKADTATAIIQGSIAALKALASGFFPVNLVFAGIIAGMTAIQVAKINNQPEPTFAKGGFVARGGKHGSRYGEGGIALVDRSSGREVGEMEGDEAIISADQTEANWPLIQQMFKNARNPSMRRKPISGENRPMAFRDGGQLFESPYFKKEMYLFGSKKKKAERDAQKAQEQAEEQARLAQEQAEVEAAQYGGGGVEGGPDAEAAYAEAQQQGQQQLELLQGIIDVNAENGAKLDALAATVGSVRDAVNGNIGATYSVRDAVYGAVGDARNGIIAALSSFGG
- a CDS encoding DUF1353 domain-containing protein, with translation MKIVLEYDTQGIVPDHFRVLEGFTLEASDGTIFDIPAGLLTDGASVPGWAQGLIHPIGRDFVADAFHDCFYISNRVHGFSRSQIDTYWLEFMKRFNPKKPRRTYSKFVVVRALGWWNWYGYRLGLFK
- a CDS encoding S49 family peptidase — protein: MSILNFSGPHSLLAIQEAYFENTFLPQLSKGEHMPKAFEIPDNQKMRAATDYTMSYLDYYRVPEQQGVVVLPLKGVMSRNTSWYNAYGNAFLMSLIQRADKEASIKGVVIDAFTPGGTVDSTKALANAIWNFSKPIVGQSAYVASAGVWGLSGCDLILLEPQASTEMGSIGTLCFHTDLRQKAEKTGEKTTIFRAKGSPDKLKQNAYEELTDETIIEIQQRLDASQKEFVTDVRRGRGGKIQSNEVFTGKMYSGADAIRLGLADGWGTLGDAVQRVLQLAK